The Halomonas sp. HAL1 genome segment TGACAACACCAGAATGCCTGATGACGTCTCTTCTGCAAGCCCCAATTCAGATGCCGAACAAATCATACCCCGTGACTCAACGCCACGCAGTTTGGCTTTTTTGATTTTAAAATCGCCCGGCAAGACACCCCCCACCTGGGCAAAGGGCACTTTCTGGCCAACATCGACATTAGGCGCCCCGCAGACAACCTGGACAGGCTCACCACTGCCATCATCAACGGTACACACATTGAGCTTATCTGCGTCAGGGTGCTTCTCTTTACTCAGCACCTCTGCCACCACCACTCCACTGAATTCGGCAGCAACTGCCTCAACAGCGTCAACTTCCAAGCCCGCCATGGTGATTTGGTCGGCCATGGCCTGTGTATCAAGCTGCGGCGAAACCCATTCACGCAACCACTGTTCTGAAAATTTCATCGTTGATCCTGTATTCGGCGGCGGTCTTAAGCGAATTGACGTAAAAAACGCAGATCGTTTTCAAAGAACAGGCGTAAATCGTTCACGCCGTAGCGCAGCATTGCCAAACGCTCAGCCCCCATTCCGAAGGCAAACCCGGTATAGCGCTCGGTATCAATACCCGAGTGGCGGAAGACTTCAGGATGTACCATGCCGCAACCCATCACTTCCAACCAGCCACTATGGGAACATACACGACACCCCGCACCACTACACATCACACACTGAATATCGACTTCGGCTGATGGCTCTGTGAATGGAAAGTAGGAAGGACGGAAACGGACGGATAGGTCGTCACGTTCAAAAAATGCCTGCAAAAAGTCTTCGATCGTCCCTTTTAGATCAGCAAAGCTAATGCCCTCATCAACCAACAGCCCTTCCACTTGATGGAACATTGGCGTGTGGGTTAAATCCGAGTCGCTGCGATAAACACGCCCTGGACAAACAATACGGATGGGTGGCTCACTGCTTTTCATGGTGCGCACCTGCACGGGTGAGGTGTGAGTCCTCAACAGGCGTGTGGCATCAAAATAGAAGGTATCCGCCATGCCACGGGCAGGGTGGTGGGCAGGAATATTGAGCGCTTCAAAATTGTGATAATCGTCTTCAATTTCAGGCCCTACTGCCACATCATAACCAATACGCGTGAACAGCCCCTCTATACGCTCAAGCGTACGCGTCACCGGATGTAGACCACCCTCGGCCTGACCACGCCCTGGCAACGTGACATCGATACTTTCAGCGGCCAAACGGGCATTGAGCGCAACACTTTCAAGTTGCGCTCGCTTAGTATCAATTTCGTCGGCCAGCGTTTGCTTGGCCTGATTAATACGTTCACCCGCCGCAGGGCGCTCTTCTGCTGACAGCCTCCCCAGGCCTTTCAGCAAGGCAGTTACCTCACCTTTCTTACCTAAGTAGCGTACTCGTAATTCGTCTAGTGCAGCGACACTCTGCGCAGCCTGAATGGCGTCGCGAGCCTCAGATACCAGAGTAGGAAGGTGATCCATCCGTTTCACTCCGAATTAAGCGGTGTCCACCCCTAAGGATGGCGTGGCACGTTGAAGGTGGCAAAAAAACAGGGGAAGAGCGGCTGCTCTTCCCCTGGATGGGTCACTCTGAAATGACCTCAGGCACATTGCATGGGCAATCACCCAATGCAAACTACCTTATTGGGCAGCCTTGGCTTTTTCCACGATGGCAGCAAATGCGGCCTTCTCGTGTACTGCCAAATCGGCCAATACTTTACGGTCGATTTCGATACCGGCTTTCTTGAGGCCACCAACAAAACGGCTGTAAGACATGCCGTTGACGCGTGCACCAGCGTTGATACGCTGGATCCATAGCGCACGGAACTGACGCTTACGGTTGCGACGGTCACGGTAAGCATACTGACCAGCTTTGATAACGGCTTGCTTGGCAACGCGGAAAACGCGTGAACGGGCACCGTAGTAACCTTTAGCAAGCTTCAATACTTTTTTATGGCGACGACGCGCTACTACGCCACGTTTAACTCGAGTCATAACACACTCCTGACTTTAAGGCTGAGGCGAAAAAATTTTGCACTCAGAAAAACGAAAACCCGACTTATAGATTCGGCAGCATACGCTGGATAAGCGCTTTATCAGACGCATGGATTTGCTTCATTCCACGCAGTTGACGCTTACGCTTGGTCGTTTTCTTGGTCAAGATGTGGCTACGGTGAGACTGCTTGTGCTTAAAGCCATTAGCAGTCTTTTTGAAGCGCTTGGCAGCGCCGCTGTTGCTTTTGATTTTCGGCATGAGGAAAACTCCGCTCGATATTTTTTAGAAAACCCAGGGCCGACCACCTGTTTAACGGTGGCCCGTTGACATCGCCGTTGGATCACTTCTTTTTCGGGGCAATAATCATGATCATCTGGCGCCCTTCCATTTTCGGGAAAGACTCTACCGCTCCGATCTCTTCCAGGTCTGCCGCAATCCTTTCCATCAGCTTACGACCGATGTCCTGGTGCGCCATTTCACGACCACGGAAGCGCAGTGTGACTTTGCCCTTGTCACCACCTTCCAAAAAGCGCGTCAGGTTTTTAAGCTTGACCTGATAATCGCCTTCGTCGGTGCCAGGACGGAATTTAACTTCCTTAACCTGGATTTGCTTCTGCTTCTTCTTTTGAGCCGCTTTCTGCTTCTTGGTCTCAAAAACGAACTTGCCGTAATCCATAATCTTACAGACGATGGGATCGGCATTCGAAATTTGCACGAGATCTAAGCTTTCAGATTCTGCACGCTCTAGCGCTTCGGTGGTGGGCACAACACCCAACTGCTCACCGTCGCTACCAATAAGACGTACTTCTTCTTCGACAATTCGCTCGTTCATTGGTGGGCGTTTATCTGCTGGACGCCCTCGCTGGTTGCTTCTCTTGATCGTTCCGTCTCCTTAGGCAATTGACGATGTCGCCAGGGCTGCTCTCTCGGCAGTATGGCGTTCAATAAATTCATCGACCGTCATTGTACCGAGGTTTTCGCCGCTGCGTGTTCGCACGGCCACTGAGTCAGCTTCGACTTCCTTATCTCCTACCACAAGGAGATAGGGAACTTTCTGTAACGTATGCTCACGGATTTTAAAGCCGATCTTCTCGTTCCTCAAGTCCGCTTTAACACGTAAGCCACTTTTTTGCAGACGGCTCTCCAAATCAAACGCATATTCACGCTGTGAATCGGTGATAGTCATGACGACTGCCTGCTGTGGCGCAAGCCATAATGGCATAGCGCCTGCATAATGTTCAATCAAGATGCCAATGAAACGCTCCATAGAGCCAACGATAGCACGATGCAACATTACTGGCGGCTTCCGATGCCCCTCTTCTGTCACATATTGAGCACCAAGTCGCTCTGGCATCATAAAGTCTACCTGCATAGTACCCACTTGCCACTCGCGTCCCAGGCAATCTTTCATATGGTATTCAATCTTGGGGCCATAGAACGCGCCTTCGCCAGGAAGTTCCTGCCATTCTACATCGCAAGTTTTTAAAGCACTACGCAGTGCATCTTCTGCCCGATCCCAAACCTCATCACTACCAATGCGTTTTTCGGGGCGAAGAGCAATTTTAATAGCAATATCTTCAAAGCCGAAGTCGCTATACACCTTCAACGCTTGACGATGAAAGTCAGTTACTTCTGGCTCAACTTGAGCTTCGGTACAAAAAACATGACCATCGTCTTGAGTAAATGCACGAACGCGCATGATACCGTGTAAAGCGCCTGAAGGCTCGTTCCGGTGGCAACCGCCAAACTCACCAAAACGAACGGGGAGCTCGCGATAGCTACGTAAGCCAGAATTAAATACCTGAACATGACCAGGGCAATTCATAGGCTTGAGGGCATACTCACGCTTTTCTGACTCGGTAAAGAACATGCCGTCTGCGTAGTTGTCCCAGTGCCCTGACTTTTTCCAAAGCGATACATCCATTATCTGGGGGCAGCGAATTTCTTGGTAGCCACCCTCTTTATAAACGCCTCGCATATATTGTTCGATCTGCTGCCATAGCGCCCAGCCGTTAGGGTGCCAAAATATCATTCCCGGCGCTTCTTCCTGCATGTGAAAAAGGTCCAGTCGGCGCGCCAATTTACGGTGATCGCGCTTCTCTGCCTCTTCAAGCCGTTTTACGTAAGCCTTAAGCTGTTTTTTATCGCCCCATGCGGTGCCGTAGATACGCGTCAGCATGGTGTTTGCAGCATCGCCACGCCAATAGGCCCCTGCCAACTTAGTGAGCTTGAAAGCTTTTAAGTGGCGGGTGTTAGGCACGTGCGGGCCGCGGCACATGTCGGTGTACTCTTCGTGATGATAAAGCCTGATGGTCGCATCATCAGGGATATCGCGAACAATTTCCTGCTTGTAAGGTTCATCACGATGCAAAAAGGTCAACATTGCCTTGTCGCGATCAACGTATTCGCGAACCACATCGTACTCGCGCTCAATCAATGATTGCATGCGCGTCTCTATCGCCTCCAGGTCTTCCGGCGTGACCGACTGACCGAATTCAATATCGTAATAAAAGCCATCTTCAATGACTGGCCCAATCGCCATCTTGGCATCGGGATACATTTGCTTAACCGCATGACCAATTAGGTGAGCGCAGGAGTGACGAATTATTTCCAACCCCTCAGCGTCACGCGCTGTGATAATAGCGACGCTCGCATCTTGCTCGATTAAATCAGCGGCATCTACCAGCAAACCATCAATCTTCCCAGCGATACAGGCCTTAGCCAAACCAGGGCCAATGGATTCTGCGAGCTGCATAATGGTCAGCGGTGCTTCAAACGTTTTTTGACTGCCGTCAGGCAGAGTAACAATAGGCATTCATGTTCCTTGAGCGCAGTGGTGATCCATACCAAGGATCACATTTCGCTATCAATGGTCTTGGAGGGTGCAAAAGCCCCACTAAAAACAGCGACAAGATTAGCAGAGTTACCTACCGCTTAAAATAAAAACGGGAGGCATATGCCTCCCGTTTCTGTACCTGTGGATTGCAGCTAACCGTTTATAAGTCGTCTACAAACCTCAGAAGATAAGTGAACTTAGTTCCACTCATCCAATTCAACGCGACGGTTCTGGAAGCGACCTTCTTCAGTCTCGTTAGACGCGATCGGCTGCTCTTCACCGTAACCTACTGCACGCATACGGTTAGCTTCTACGCCACGGCTTGCCAAGTAGTTAGCAACTGATTGAGCACGCTCTTGTGACAAGTTTTTGTTGTACTCGTCAGAACCGCGTGAATCAGTGTGGCCTTCGATGCTTACGCGAACATCAGGGTTACTGACCAAACGCTCAGCAACACCGTTAAGTACATTCTGAGCGTTGGAAGTTAACTGAGCAGAATCAAACTCGAAGTTAACATCTTGCAGAACGACGCTATCCGGGCAACCCAGTGCGTTAACTTCTACGCCTGCAGGGGTATTCGGGCACTGATCACGGTAATCCGGAACACCGTCGTTGTCGGAGTCAAGCGGGCAACCGTTAGCGTTAACTTCAACACCAGCAGGAGTACCTGGGCACTGATCACGGTAATCAGGCACGCCGTCACCGTCAGAATCTAGCGGGCAGCCTTCGGCGTCAACAGCAACACCAGCAGGCACTTCACCATAGCTCGGGCACTGCGGTGCAACCGGCTCAGGGGTACGATCCGCGCATAACAAACCGCCAATTGCAGCACCGGCAGCAGCACCAGTGGCAGCACCGCTCTCTTCATCAGAACTGCCGCTGGTGGCATAACCAATGCTACCGCCAACCAAGCCGCCTGCCAAGCCACATACTGCCGGGTGCTGGTACCAGCTACGATCACTGCTAGCACTTGCTTGGCCGGACGACTGTGAGGCCGAGCTGGCGCAGCCAGAAAGACCGACTACCAGTGCGGAACCGATTAGCAATCCAGTCGTTGATTTTTTCATGCAAGACTCCTTCTTGATCCAATGCTGAAATGGTCATAAGTGACCAAATCTATCCAATGCTTCTTATTGCGAGAGCATCCATTTTTCGCCTGCTCTGTATTAAGCCGGTAACCAAGCCCTCAGTATTTATGAAGACATACCAATAACTCAGCACCCAGCCACTACAGAACATTGTGCCTATCATTAACGCTTGAGCGCTGGAAGGCAACAATGCCAAGATATCAACTTCTTGCCAATACCGACATCATTCAGCATAGCAAAATTGCCACGATGGGCACTAAAAATTAGCTTGCTATGCATTTTGGCGGTTAAAACCGCTCAAAATTAATAGTTAATGCAATGCACTTTTGCCTTGGTCACGCCATTTTAATACTGCTTGAGCAGCTTCCAATACGGCTTCGCGCATGTCATTTTCTGCCATCAACCGCTCTTTGTCTTCCTGCATACGCTCTCGAGCAGTCAACTGTTGCCGGGCGGAATGCGTATTTAGATGTTGAGTGCGGCTATAGTGTTCAGCAAAAGCCTTAAATTCAATTCGTTCCGTTAAGCTAGGATCAATGATTTCAAGTAGAACCTTACATCGCCAAGCCCCCTCAGTGATATCGACCTGCTCCTGAACCAAAGCACTCGCGACATAATCAAGGTTTTCTAGACTGTTTTGTTGGGCGCGAGCGTCCTCATCGCGCCGATAAGCTTCTCGACGACTTACCTCTTTGCGCAACGACCATGCGTAGAAACACAGCCCTACAATGACTGCAATCGCTACGGCGAGTAATACCAGCGCTACCGTTGAGCTCATGAAGCTCCTCATTAAGCGGATAAATTGCTTGACGAAAATTGTACACCTTTATACCACTATTTTGCCAATAGCACCTAGGCTTGCTTCTCCTCTTACTGCATACCTGCCCATCTCGTCTTCGGATCACCAAGCAAGCGCCGCAGCGTAGTGATCAAGTAATAGCGCACTGAAAACGCCTAATAAGTAGCGAATTGAGAACCAGAAAGCGCCGATAGGTGCAGTAGCATCGTGACCGCGCCAAACCTGCCAGTTCCAAAACATAAAGCGCGCATTCAGGCTTATCACAATGACTAAATAAAGCACCCCACTCATCCCGATCATTACCGGTAGTAGAGTGGTTAATACCGTTAGCCAGCCATACAACCAAATTTGTAGCCGTGTAAACGGAAGACCATGGGTAACAGGCAACATTGGGATGCCTGCTCGTGCATAATCATCACATTTATGAATCGCCAGTGCCCAAAAGTGCGGCGGCGTCCAAGCAAAAATAATCAGCATTAGCAACAGCGGCTCAGAAGATACTTGACCAGTAATGGCAACCCAACCTAGCAATGGTGGTGCCGCGCCAGCCACGCCACCAATAACAATATTTTGGGGCGTAGCCCGCTTTAAAAAAGCAGTATAAATCAATGCATAACCGATCAAAGAAGCAGAGGTTAGCACAGCCGTTAAGACGTTAATCTGCCAAGCTAATAGCGTAACACCGGCAACAGAAAGCAAGCACGCCCAAGCCAACGCGATTGTCACGGGTAGCCGTTTACTCGCCACTGGACGACGAGAAGTTCGCGTCATTACCGCATCCAAATGGCGGTCAATGACATGATTAAAAGCAGCTGCACCACAAGAGGCTAAGCCGATACCAGCCAAACCAAGGATTACTTTCGTTAGTGGTGGCAAGCCTGGGGTCGCTAATGCCATCCCCACAGCGGCACATACCAACATAACAACCACTACTTTAATTTTGCAGAGCCCAAGTAACTCCCTCCACCCCCACACCATTGAAGGCAAGGCCGAAGGTAGTGTCATTGTTATATTTCGCATGCGCCCCCCTTCTTTAGTCAGCAATAACGTTGCGATAAAACGGATTAGAATTCTTTGAACAAGCCCCAGCTTCATTGTAACGCCAGCACCACCAAGCCCACACTAGACCAACAGATAGTGCAATGGCCCCTGCCGTATGTAACAACGCAAGCCATAAAGGCAGCCATAACAATATGTTAGCGACACCTAAAATAGCTTGCAGCATGTATAGAGAAACCACAATCGCTAGAGGTTTAGCGACATTCTGCCAATGCCGATATCGTAACCAAAGCGCAACCAACCCGGCTCCTAACATGAGTGCGCCTAAGCGATGAACAACATGGATAGCAGTGCGTGCATCAGCATGTAGCTGCCCATGTAAATAATTAGGGCCAACAGTTTGGGTAAAATGAAAACCCTCGCTTACATCCAACTCAGGCCACCACTGACCATTACAGGTAGGGAATCCTTGGCAAGCGATGCCTGCATAGTTGCTAGTCACCCACCCACCCAACGCTAACTGCACCACCAGCAAACATGCCGCAATACCCCACCAGGCATTGGCTAGGCGCGGCTCAGTGATGGATTTTTTACGAGCACGACGTAAGCGTAGGTGTAACCAAAAGAACAGTAGTAATACACTCAGCCCACCCAACAGGTGGAGAGTGACGACTTGCGGCCAGAGCTGTAGCGTAACCGTGAAAGCACCGAAGGCACCCTGCAATATAATAACTACTAAGAGCGTCAAACTTAGCCGCCATGGGTAACCTGACCGTTGTCGCAATGGCCAACCCATCGCGACAACACTTATTACCACCAGCCCTAGCAAGCTAGCGATGTAGCGATGGGCCATTTCCACCCACGCTTTAAACGGTTCTAATGGCACATCGGGATGGCGCAGGGTGGCATGATCGCTATCGGGGACCAGTAGCTTTCCATAGCAACCTGGCCAATCAGGGCAGCCTAAACCAGCATCGACTAACCGTGTCCATGCACCAACCAGCATTACCACTGCGGTAAACAGGGTGCCTATTAACGTTAATCGCACTAACCAACGCAAGCGGCGCTCATAGGAATCGGTCATGATGCTTCCTTAACAACAGGGATTAGTGCGCTTCATAGGGGGTTTACTTTAAAAAGATGCTGTATATCGTCAAGCACGTATTTGGTCGCGACGTTTTCATCGAATGCTAGCGCCGGACGCCCTGAAGGATCGAGCAACCACACTGAGTTTTCTTTCCGCCATGAGGGAAAGCGCTGCCATTCACTGGTCACTTCGCCCGGTAATGGTTCAAGCTCTCCGCCGATGCGCAAACGCGTTAATCTCGGCGCTTCGCGTCCTAAAGCACGATGTAGGCGCCACAATTCATCTTGGCGTGCTTCACACTGCAGGGTGCAGTCAAATGCCAGAATCCACTTGTCCTCTTCACTCACGGCAGGCGTTGTTAATGGCCATTCATGAAGAGCGGGTAACGCCAGGTCCACATCACCATGTGCCGTATGGCGATCAGGAATACCAATACGAAACTCGACCATACCCCAGGCGGCAAGCATGGGAGACGCGAATATCACAAAGATCAGCATTAATTTTAGCCGCTGGCGGCGAGTGTGTTTAGCATCCTGCATATTATTCACCCTGCTTATTTTTATTCAGTAACGACTCTTCTTGAGTTGCATCAAAACGCAATTTTCGCCCCCCAAAAAACATTACCACCAGGGCCGCCAGGGCCAGCCCCCACCACTGAAACGCATACCCTATATGTCGGCTGGGGGGCATAACACTGGCCTCCCACCAAGGAATCAGAACGCCATCACCCTCACTAGCATGCAACCAGCCCGCATAGCTAAACGAACCTAGCGAAGCTCGCCAAGGTTCAAGACTTAACTGCTGCAACCTGACACCTTCTCTATTTTCTCCATATAGTGGTCCGCCCGCTTGTACTTCCTGCCATTCGCCGGTCAACTCAACACTGCCACTTGGAGTAGTGGCCTGGGGCGGCTCACGATGAGGCCCCGTTGCTAAAAAGCCTCGCTGCACTAACCAAAGCTGACCGAAGCTATCACGCAGAGGCGTTAGTACTGCTACCCCTAACCTTCCCTCTACAATCCGATTATCTAAATAGAGGGTATGCTCTGCCAAATACTCACCCTGTAGGGTTACCTCTGCTCCTTGGGCTGGCTGCACGGTAGGCTGCACCAATGCAGTTGCCGTTTCGCGAATGGCCAATGCTAATCGCTTGTCATTTGCCCGTTCCCACTGCCATAGTCCTAAGTAGGCGCCTAAGGCCACCACCAAACTCCAGAAAAAACACCAGCTGTAAAAACGCCATTGTCGAGAGGTTTTCATCATGTGGTTACAACTACTCATTGCCGCTGTATTCGTTGCGATGGTTATCAGCCTAGCCATGGGAGCTGGCTTTTTGCTGCGTGATGACTCCTCGTCTCGCCGCTTGCTTGTGTCTCTTAAATGGCGTATCGGACTAGCTTGTTTATTAATGATCCTCATCATATTTGGCTTTTGGTCCGGCCAGCTAGGCTAGGAAATTTATAAAACGTAAACGAAAATAAAGAGACCAACCCATACCACATCGACGAAATGCCAATACCAACATGAGGCTTCAAAACCAAAATGATTTTCATCGGCAAAATGGCCTTTCACTATTCGTACTAACATGGTGGCAAGAATGATCGTGCCGATAATCACGTGCAACCCATGAAAGCCGGTCAAGATAAAGAACGTTGCGCCAAAAATACCGGCTTCCAATGTAATACCGTAATGCGCATAAGCCTCATAATATTCAATGCCTTGAATTATTATAAAGCAGCATCCTAATAGCACGGTACCGGTTAGCCAGTTACGACATGTCCGCCGGTAACTGACTTTTAAAGCCTCATGGGCAACTGTTAGCGTGATACTTGAGGTGATCAAAATTAGCGTATTAACGAGAGGAAGTTGCCAAGGGCTAAAAACTTGTTGAGGGCCAGCAATGGAAGCATCGGGTGGGTTCAATAGGGGCCATGTAGCAACAAAATCTGGCCACAGTAACGCTGAAACCCCTTTAGCGCCCTCACCACCCAGCCAAGGAAGGGTGAACATCCTTACGTAAAACAACGCCCCAAAAAAAGCGGCAAAAAACATGACTTCTGAAAAAATAAACCAGCCCATGCCCCAGCGAAACGAACGATCCATTTGAGCATCGTACAGCCCACCACGAGACTCACTGATCACATCCCGAAACCATAGCCCCATCACAGACACTATGCCCACCACGCCTATTAAAACCAGCGGCAGCCCAGTGTCGTAAACGAGCTTAATGCCGATTCCGACCATCATTGCACCGAGTGCCACCGATCCGAGAACAGGCCACCGACTACTCGCTGGAACGTAATAGCTACCACTGCTCATATCGCTTCTCCCGCCGCGTTATTGTTCTTAGCTTCGTTTTTGGGATCGTTCTTAACACCGTGATTAATCATGTTATTCAGTGAGACGGTCTGTATCGCTCGTTCAATGGGATACAGGGTATACACCAGCGTGATGGTATTAATATCTGCTGGAAGATCTCGCGCCAACTGAAACACTAACGGGATCGTCAAGCGCTCATTACCCTGCAACTGTTGCTCTTCAAAACAGAAACAGCTTACTTTGCGTAAATGGCGCGTTGCATTTGAAGGGGAAACGCTAGGTACTGCCTGCCCCCAGCTTTCGTTTTGACTATTATTAGTAAACGTAAAGTCGACTTCTGCCGTTTGCCCCGGATGCACGCTCATTTGATGCATTTCGACGCTCATCTGCCACGGCAAGCCTGGGCTGCCCCGCGTTATAAATTGCACATTAATGTAA includes the following:
- a CDS encoding SURF1 family protein produces the protein MMKTSRQWRFYSWCFFWSLVVALGAYLGLWQWERANDKRLALAIRETATALVQPTVQPAQGAEVTLQGEYLAEHTLYLDNRIVEGRLGVAVLTPLRDSFGQLWLVQRGFLATGPHREPPQATTPSGSVELTGEWQEVQAGGPLYGENREGVRLQQLSLEPWRASLGSFSYAGWLHASEGDGVLIPWWEASVMPPSRHIGYAFQWWGLALAALVVMFFGGRKLRFDATQEESLLNKNKQGE
- a CDS encoding DUF2909 domain-containing protein, which encodes MWLQLLIAAVFVAMVISLAMGAGFLLRDDSSSRRLLVSLKWRIGLACLLMILIIFGFWSGQLG
- a CDS encoding OmpA family protein: MKKSTTGLLIGSALVVGLSGCASSASQSSGQASASSDRSWYQHPAVCGLAGGLVGGSIGYATSGSSDEESGAATGAAAGAAIGGLLCADRTPEPVAPQCPSYGEVPAGVAVDAEGCPLDSDGDGVPDYRDQCPGTPAGVEVNANGCPLDSDNDGVPDYRDQCPNTPAGVEVNALGCPDSVVLQDVNFEFDSAQLTSNAQNVLNGVAERLVSNPDVRVSIEGHTDSRGSDEYNKNLSQERAQSVANYLASRGVEANRMRAVGYGEEQPIASNETEEGRFQNRRVELDEWN
- the cyoE gene encoding heme o synthase, whose amino-acid sequence is MRNITMTLPSALPSMVWGWRELLGLCKIKVVVVMLVCAAVGMALATPGLPPLTKVILGLAGIGLASCGAAAFNHVIDRHLDAVMTRTSRRPVASKRLPVTIALAWACLLSVAGVTLLAWQINVLTAVLTSASLIGYALIYTAFLKRATPQNIVIGGVAGAAPPLLGWVAITGQVSSEPLLLMLIIFAWTPPHFWALAIHKCDDYARAGIPMLPVTHGLPFTRLQIWLYGWLTVLTTLLPVMIGMSGVLYLVIVISLNARFMFWNWQVWRGHDATAPIGAFWFSIRYLLGVFSALLLDHYAAALAW
- a CDS encoding cytochrome c oxidase subunit 3, coding for MSSGSYYVPASSRWPVLGSVALGAMMVGIGIKLVYDTGLPLVLIGVVGIVSVMGLWFRDVISESRGGLYDAQMDRSFRWGMGWFIFSEVMFFAAFFGALFYVRMFTLPWLGGEGAKGVSALLWPDFVATWPLLNPPDASIAGPQQVFSPWQLPLVNTLILITSSITLTVAHEALKVSYRRTCRNWLTGTVLLGCCFIIIQGIEYYEAYAHYGITLEAGIFGATFFILTGFHGLHVIIGTIILATMLVRIVKGHFADENHFGFEASCWYWHFVDVVWVGLFIFVYVL
- a CDS encoding heme A synthase — its product is MTDSYERRLRWLVRLTLIGTLFTAVVMLVGAWTRLVDAGLGCPDWPGCYGKLLVPDSDHATLRHPDVPLEPFKAWVEMAHRYIASLLGLVVISVVAMGWPLRQRSGYPWRLSLTLLVVIILQGAFGAFTVTLQLWPQVVTLHLLGGLSVLLLFFWLHLRLRRARKKSITEPRLANAWWGIAACLLVVQLALGGWVTSNYAGIACQGFPTCNGQWWPELDVSEGFHFTQTVGPNYLHGQLHADARTAIHVVHRLGALMLGAGLVALWLRYRHWQNVAKPLAIVVSLYMLQAILGVANILLWLPLWLALLHTAGAIALSVGLVWAWWCWRYNEAGACSKNSNPFYRNVIAD
- the infC gene encoding translation initiation factor IF-3, with product MNERIVEEEVRLIGSDGEQLGVVPTTEALERAESESLDLVQISNADPIVCKIMDYGKFVFETKKQKAAQKKKQKQIQVKEVKFRPGTDEGDYQVKLKNLTRFLEGGDKGKVTLRFRGREMAHQDIGRKLMERIAADLEEIGAVESFPKMEGRQMIMIIAPKKK
- a CDS encoding DUF2489 domain-containing protein — encoded protein: MSSTVALVLLAVAIAVIVGLCFYAWSLRKEVSRREAYRRDEDARAQQNSLENLDYVASALVQEQVDITEGAWRCKVLLEIIDPSLTERIEFKAFAEHYSRTQHLNTHSARQQLTARERMQEDKERLMAENDMREAVLEAAQAVLKWRDQGKSALH
- a CDS encoding cytochrome c oxidase assembly protein; translated protein: MDSREQNQAGVRQTVIRTLAVLVGMFAFAFALVPLYDVFCQITGINGKVDATAQSIVHEEVDESRYINVQFITRGSPGLPWQMSVEMHQMSVHPGQTAEVDFTFTNNSQNESWGQAVPSVSPSNATRHLRKVSCFCFEEQQLQGNERLTIPLVFQLARDLPADINTITLVYTLYPIERAIQTVSLNNMINHGVKNDPKNEAKNNNAAGEAI
- the rpmI gene encoding 50S ribosomal protein L35, producing the protein MPKIKSNSGAAKRFKKTANGFKHKQSHRSHILTKKTTKRKRQLRGMKQIHASDKALIQRMLPNL
- the rplT gene encoding 50S ribosomal protein L20 — protein: MTRVKRGVVARRRHKKVLKLAKGYYGARSRVFRVAKQAVIKAGQYAYRDRRNRKRQFRALWIQRINAGARVNGMSYSRFVGGLKKAGIEIDRKVLADLAVHEKAAFAAIVEKAKAAQ
- the pheS gene encoding phenylalanine--tRNA ligase subunit alpha; this translates as MDHLPTLVSEARDAIQAAQSVAALDELRVRYLGKKGEVTALLKGLGRLSAEERPAAGERINQAKQTLADEIDTKRAQLESVALNARLAAESIDVTLPGRGQAEGGLHPVTRTLERIEGLFTRIGYDVAVGPEIEDDYHNFEALNIPAHHPARGMADTFYFDATRLLRTHTSPVQVRTMKSSEPPIRIVCPGRVYRSDSDLTHTPMFHQVEGLLVDEGISFADLKGTIEDFLQAFFERDDLSVRFRPSYFPFTEPSAEVDIQCVMCSGAGCRVCSHSGWLEVMGCGMVHPEVFRHSGIDTERYTGFAFGMGAERLAMLRYGVNDLRLFFENDLRFLRQFA
- the thrS gene encoding threonine--tRNA ligase encodes the protein MPIVTLPDGSQKTFEAPLTIMQLAESIGPGLAKACIAGKIDGLLVDAADLIEQDASVAIITARDAEGLEIIRHSCAHLIGHAVKQMYPDAKMAIGPVIEDGFYYDIEFGQSVTPEDLEAIETRMQSLIEREYDVVREYVDRDKAMLTFLHRDEPYKQEIVRDIPDDATIRLYHHEEYTDMCRGPHVPNTRHLKAFKLTKLAGAYWRGDAANTMLTRIYGTAWGDKKQLKAYVKRLEEAEKRDHRKLARRLDLFHMQEEAPGMIFWHPNGWALWQQIEQYMRGVYKEGGYQEIRCPQIMDVSLWKKSGHWDNYADGMFFTESEKREYALKPMNCPGHVQVFNSGLRSYRELPVRFGEFGGCHRNEPSGALHGIMRVRAFTQDDGHVFCTEAQVEPEVTDFHRQALKVYSDFGFEDIAIKIALRPEKRIGSDEVWDRAEDALRSALKTCDVEWQELPGEGAFYGPKIEYHMKDCLGREWQVGTMQVDFMMPERLGAQYVTEEGHRKPPVMLHRAIVGSMERFIGILIEHYAGAMPLWLAPQQAVVMTITDSQREYAFDLESRLQKSGLRVKADLRNEKIGFKIREHTLQKVPYLLVVGDKEVEADSVAVRTRSGENLGTMTVDEFIERHTAERAALATSSIA